The following are encoded together in the Pseudoalteromonas piscicida genome:
- a CDS encoding DUF692 domain-containing protein, which translates to MAMQLGKLGLGLRREMVDDVLNAPPKQVDFYEVAPENWLKFGGKLAKQFQALTQQHTFICHGLSLSLGSPAPLDREFLSQLKTFFKQHNIATYSEHLSYCSGDGHMYDLMPIPFTEEAIHHTAKRIRAVQEHLERRIAVENVSYYAAPGQEMSELEFTLGVLAEADCDLLLDVNNIYVNAINHGYDAEQFLAAMPSERIAYGHIAGHYVEAEDLLVDTHGAEVSSPVWGLLEKAYELHGVFPTLLERDFNIPPMAELLAEAGQISAVQAKYAKRLEKV; encoded by the coding sequence GCAAGCTAGGACTTGGTTTACGCCGTGAAATGGTCGATGACGTGCTCAATGCGCCGCCAAAGCAAGTAGACTTTTATGAGGTTGCGCCAGAAAACTGGTTAAAATTTGGCGGCAAGCTTGCAAAGCAATTTCAAGCATTGACGCAACAGCATACTTTTATTTGTCATGGCTTGTCATTGTCGCTGGGTTCTCCCGCACCGCTTGATCGTGAATTTTTATCACAACTAAAAACATTTTTTAAGCAACATAATATCGCTACGTATAGTGAACATCTGAGTTACTGTTCAGGAGATGGTCACATGTACGATCTGATGCCAATCCCTTTTACTGAAGAAGCAATCCATCATACTGCTAAGCGGATCCGAGCAGTCCAAGAGCATCTAGAACGCCGAATTGCTGTAGAAAATGTGTCTTACTATGCCGCTCCTGGACAAGAAATGTCGGAGTTGGAATTTACCCTTGGGGTATTAGCCGAGGCCGATTGTGATTTGCTACTCGATGTTAACAACATCTATGTCAACGCTATTAACCATGGCTACGATGCTGAACAATTCTTAGCGGCTATGCCAAGCGAGCGTATTGCATACGGCCATATCGCAGGTCATTATGTGGAAGCCGAAGACTTACTCGTTGATACACATGGCGCTGAGGTATCTTCACCAGTATGGGGCTTGTTAGAGAAAGCTTATGAGCTGCATGGTGTGTTCCCGACATTGCTAGAGCGTGATTTTAATATTCCTCCCATGGCAGAATTATTGGCAGAAGCGGGACAAATTTCTGCAGTACAGGCTAAATACGCCAAGCGCTTGGAGAAGGTATAG
- a CDS encoding DNA-binding domain-containing protein — MSFVETQQQFMAHIRDPDNQPAPDGIEARRLKIYQELFFNNVEGFVSSAFPVLKSLYTNADWLTLIRLFFVKHDCHSPYFLEISKEFLQFLQTEYEPSEADPEFLLELAHYEWLELDVATTIEAKNELSIKVQALADVEISLASTARVAHYQYPVHQISETFRPTKTAGQTFSFALYRDEEDDVQFVALNPMTALMLSVIEAKDGMQLTDIVDIIAQQVPQFTVEQLQQGAQHTLAEFADLGIIKTKTL, encoded by the coding sequence ATGTCTTTTGTAGAAACTCAGCAGCAGTTTATGGCGCATATCAGAGATCCAGACAATCAACCAGCGCCTGACGGCATAGAAGCTCGGCGCTTAAAAATCTATCAAGAGCTGTTTTTTAATAATGTTGAAGGTTTCGTGAGCAGTGCGTTTCCTGTACTTAAAAGCTTGTATACCAATGCAGATTGGTTGACGCTAATTAGGCTATTTTTCGTTAAGCACGATTGTCATTCGCCATACTTTTTAGAGATTAGCAAAGAGTTCTTGCAGTTTTTACAAACAGAATACGAGCCCTCAGAAGCCGATCCTGAGTTCTTGTTAGAGCTTGCTCACTATGAATGGCTAGAGCTAGATGTGGCAACGACCATTGAAGCAAAAAATGAACTTTCGATTAAAGTACAAGCGCTTGCAGATGTTGAAATTAGCTTGGCAAGTACAGCTAGAGTTGCACATTATCAATATCCGGTTCATCAGATCAGTGAAACCTTTAGGCCAACTAAAACAGCAGGGCAAACGTTTAGCTTTGCACTGTATAGAGACGAAGAGGACGATGTTCAATTTGTCGCACTAAATCCGATGACGGCCCTAATGTTGTCGGTGATTGAAGCCAAAGATGGTATGCAACTCACTGACATTGTGGATATTATCGCGCAGCAAGTGCCCCAATTTACTGTTGAGCAGCTGCAGCAAGGTGCACAGCACACACTAGCTGAATTCGCGGATCTTGGCATTATCAAAACAAAAACCCTTTAA
- the apt gene encoding adenine phosphoribosyltransferase, which translates to MTTENMSLIKNSIATVPNYPKPGIMFRDVTSLLANPAAFKATIEAFVAAYKDGGFTKIIGTESRGFIFGAPLAYELGIPFIPVRKPGKLPREVISQSYQLEYGEDTLELHSDAIEAGDKVLLVDDLLATGGTIEATAKLVKRLGGEATDAAFVISLPELGGEKKINDLGIKILSLVEFEGE; encoded by the coding sequence ATGACGACAGAGAATATGTCATTGATCAAAAATAGTATCGCGACGGTTCCTAATTACCCAAAACCTGGGATCATGTTCCGTGACGTGACTTCACTCCTAGCAAATCCTGCTGCGTTTAAAGCAACAATTGAAGCGTTCGTTGCGGCTTATAAAGATGGCGGTTTCACTAAAATCATCGGCACTGAGTCGCGTGGTTTTATCTTCGGTGCACCATTGGCGTATGAGTTAGGTATTCCTTTTATTCCAGTAAGAAAGCCGGGTAAATTACCGCGTGAGGTGATCAGCCAGTCTTACCAGCTTGAATATGGTGAAGATACGCTTGAATTACACTCAGATGCGATTGAAGCCGGTGATAAAGTGCTACTTGTTGATGATTTACTTGCAACAGGTGGTACTATTGAAGCAACAGCAAAACTGGTTAAACGCTTAGGCGGTGAAGCCACTGATGCGGCGTTTGTTATTTCATTGCCTGAGCTTGGTGGTGAAAAGAAAATCAACGATCTTGGGATCAAAATCCTTTCACTTGTAGAGTTCGAAGGCGAATAA